Proteins from a single region of Nakamurella deserti:
- a CDS encoding GNAT family N-acetyltransferase, translating to MLDLERIAARGWRGTGTATLGDWLLRAGGGFTGRANSVLVLGSPGVALPAAMARVEAFYGEHGLPPMFQIPFVPERTDDEPIRTSRALQSAGWRAFNETTVLVASLKAAQRSFPGSDLGEFRHAAEPSAEWLAGYLYRGRLRPPGRPLPAAAVAVLTNADGPDFVSLHADGEQLGVARGVLVDDWLGVTAVTVAERHRRRGVGTALMAELVRWAADRGATHAYLQADAANTAALKMYRRGGFKEHHRYHYLSYAD from the coding sequence ATGCTGGACCTGGAACGCATCGCCGCGCGGGGCTGGCGGGGTACCGGCACCGCCACCCTCGGCGACTGGTTGCTGCGCGCCGGCGGCGGGTTCACCGGCCGGGCGAACTCGGTCCTGGTGCTCGGCTCGCCCGGCGTCGCGCTGCCGGCGGCGATGGCCCGGGTCGAGGCCTTCTACGGCGAACACGGGCTGCCGCCGATGTTCCAGATCCCGTTCGTGCCGGAGCGCACCGACGACGAGCCCATCCGCACCAGCCGGGCGCTGCAGAGCGCCGGCTGGCGCGCGTTCAACGAGACCACCGTGCTCGTGGCGTCCCTCAAGGCCGCCCAGAGGTCCTTCCCGGGCAGTGATCTCGGCGAGTTCCGGCACGCGGCGGAACCGTCCGCGGAATGGCTGGCGGGCTACCTGTACCGGGGCCGTCTCCGTCCGCCGGGCCGGCCGCTGCCGGCGGCGGCGGTGGCGGTGCTGACCAACGCCGACGGACCGGATTTCGTCAGCCTGCACGCCGACGGCGAGCAGCTCGGGGTGGCCCGCGGCGTCCTGGTGGACGACTGGCTCGGTGTGACCGCGGTGACCGTCGCCGAGCGGCACCGGCGCCGTGGCGTGGGGACCGCGCTGATGGCCGAGCTGGTCCGCTGGGCGGCCGACCGGGGCGCGACCCATGCCTACCTGCAGGCTGACGCGGCCAACACCGCGGCGCTGAAGATGTACCGGCGGGGCGGGTTCAAGGAGCACCACCGCTACCACTACCTCTCCTACGCCGACTGA
- a CDS encoding DUF5685 family protein, whose amino-acid sequence MSAMLGIVHACPGTLDADLFARWQAHLCGVCLTLRDGSGQLSRVLNNTDAVLVSVLTEAQYPGPAARSVAGPCPLRGMRSAAVVPATDASVRLAATASLTLAAAKAADVVGEVRFGLGGHGRGGVGLRTYAAGRLQRPLRRRALGDGEMAAALGAVDLLTDLAAQPAIEARVRSGDPLDAVTAPTARACGRVFAASAVLAGRPANAKPLRAIGEAFGTLAHLLDAVRDLEDDRRAGAFNPVTATGTGLDEVRRRCADLVRLVRHGVDGLTLHDPRLVRALLVDGTHRALHTAFAAHPARTAAAHTAAPGPPPAAPGENPPEDPDLRPPSADPAPPPPPPEFAEAAQRRSVRSALLPWIGVYCTGYACCADHENPCTGRQHPAGCGNCGSGTDCGGCCDCCDCCGGDGCCSCDC is encoded by the coding sequence ATGTCGGCCATGTTGGGGATCGTCCACGCGTGTCCGGGCACGCTCGACGCGGACCTGTTCGCCCGGTGGCAGGCGCATCTGTGCGGTGTCTGCCTGACGCTGCGGGACGGCTCCGGTCAGTTGTCCCGGGTGCTGAACAACACCGATGCCGTGCTGGTGTCGGTACTGACCGAGGCGCAGTACCCCGGCCCCGCGGCGCGGTCGGTGGCGGGTCCGTGCCCGCTCCGGGGCATGCGCTCCGCGGCGGTGGTGCCGGCCACCGACGCGAGCGTCCGGCTGGCCGCCACCGCGTCACTCACCCTGGCTGCGGCGAAGGCCGCGGACGTGGTCGGGGAGGTCCGGTTCGGACTGGGCGGGCACGGACGGGGCGGCGTCGGGCTCCGGACGTACGCCGCCGGGCGGCTGCAGCGGCCGCTGCGCCGACGGGCGCTCGGCGACGGCGAGATGGCGGCCGCCCTCGGCGCTGTCGACCTGCTCACCGACCTCGCGGCCCAGCCCGCCATCGAAGCCCGGGTGCGCTCCGGTGACCCGCTGGACGCCGTGACCGCGCCCACCGCCCGCGCCTGCGGACGGGTGTTCGCCGCGTCGGCCGTGCTGGCCGGACGTCCGGCGAACGCGAAACCGCTGCGGGCGATCGGCGAGGCGTTCGGTACACTGGCGCACCTGCTCGACGCGGTGCGTGACCTCGAGGACGATCGGCGCGCCGGCGCCTTCAACCCGGTGACGGCCACCGGAACCGGTCTGGACGAGGTCCGCCGGCGGTGCGCCGACCTGGTCCGGCTCGTCCGGCACGGCGTCGACGGGCTGACCCTGCACGACCCGCGGCTGGTCCGGGCGTTGCTCGTGGACGGGACGCACCGTGCGCTGCACACGGCGTTCGCCGCCCACCCCGCACGGACGGCCGCCGCCCACACCGCCGCACCCGGCCCGCCGCCGGCGGCACCGGGGGAGAACCCGCCGGAGGACCCCGACCTGCGGCCGCCGTCAGCGGACCCGGCGCCCCCGCCTCCACCGCCGGAGTTCGCCGAGGCCGCACAGCGACGGTCCGTCCGGTCGGCGCTGCTGCCGTGGATCGGCGTGTACTGCACGGGGTACGCCTGCTGCGCCGACCACGAGAACCCCTGCACCGGACGGCAGCACCCGGCCGGCTGTGGCAACTGTGGCTCCGGGACCGACTGCGGCGGGTGCTGTGACTGCTGTGACTGCTGTGGTGGGGACGGCTGCTGCTCCTGCGACTGCTGA
- the hisI gene encoding phosphoribosyl-AMP cyclohydrolase produces the protein MKLDEIAFNEDGLVCAVAQQYDTLEVLMVAWMDAAAVRATLTTGTATYFSRSRQRQWVKGETSGHTQRVVEVRYDCDGDTLLVSVDQTGAACHTGSRTCFDDRVLTLD, from the coding sequence ATGAAGCTCGACGAGATCGCGTTCAACGAAGACGGCCTGGTCTGCGCGGTGGCGCAGCAGTACGACACCCTCGAGGTGCTGATGGTGGCGTGGATGGACGCCGCGGCCGTCCGCGCGACGCTGACGACGGGCACGGCGACGTACTTCTCGCGGTCCCGGCAACGGCAGTGGGTCAAGGGTGAGACCTCCGGGCACACCCAGCGTGTCGTCGAGGTCCGCTACGACTGCGACGGCGACACCCTGCTGGTCTCGGTCGATCAGACCGGTGCGGCCTGCCACACCGGCTCGCGCACCTGCTTCGACGACCGGGTCCTCACGCTGGACTGA
- the hisF gene encoding imidazole glycerol phosphate synthase subunit HisF: protein MAVATRVIPCLDVDNGRVVKGVNFVDLVDAGDPVEMARLYDAEGADELTFLDITATSSNRASAYEMIRRTAEQVFIPLTVGGGVREVGDIDALLRAGADKVSINSAAVARPEFLAEAARRFGSQCVVIAIDARRSTLDVPSGYEVTTHGGRQGTGIDAVDWARQAERAGAGEILLTSMDADGTKAGFDVDMLAAVRRAVSVPLIASGGAGQLHHFPEAVAAGADAVLAASVFHFGTFRISEVKSDLAAAGVSVR, encoded by the coding sequence GTGGCGGTCGCGACGCGCGTCATCCCCTGCCTGGACGTCGACAACGGCCGGGTGGTCAAGGGGGTCAACTTCGTCGATCTCGTGGACGCGGGCGACCCGGTGGAGATGGCCCGGCTCTACGACGCGGAGGGTGCCGACGAGCTGACCTTCCTCGACATCACCGCGACCAGCTCCAACCGGGCGTCGGCCTACGAGATGATCCGGCGGACCGCGGAGCAGGTGTTCATCCCGCTGACCGTCGGGGGTGGCGTCCGCGAGGTCGGCGACATCGACGCGCTGCTGCGCGCCGGCGCGGACAAGGTCAGCATCAACTCGGCCGCGGTGGCCCGGCCGGAGTTCCTCGCTGAGGCCGCGCGCCGCTTCGGCTCCCAGTGCGTGGTGATCGCCATCGATGCGCGGCGCAGCACCCTCGACGTCCCGTCCGGTTACGAGGTCACCACCCACGGCGGCCGGCAGGGCACCGGCATCGACGCCGTCGACTGGGCCCGGCAGGCCGAACGGGCCGGCGCCGGCGAGATCCTGCTGACCTCCATGGACGCCGACGGCACCAAGGCCGGGTTCGACGTGGACATGCTCGCCGCGGTGCGGCGGGCGGTGTCGGTGCCACTGATCGCCTCCGGCGGAGCCGGGCAGCTGCACCACTTCCCGGAGGCGGTGGCCGCGGGCGCCGACGCGGTGCTGGCCGCATCGGTGTTCCACTTCGGCACCTTCCGGATCTCCGAGGTCAAGTCCGACCTGGCGGCGGCGGGGGTGAGCGTCCGATGA
- the priA gene encoding bifunctional 1-(5-phosphoribosyl)-5-((5-phosphoribosylamino)methylideneamino)imidazole-4-carboxamide isomerase/phosphoribosylanthranilate isomerase PriA, with protein sequence MTFELLPAVDVANGQAVRLVQGQAGTETDYGSPLDAALAWQRDGAEWVHLVDLDAAFGRGSNAELLAQVVGTLDIKVEMSGGIRDDASLAAALATGCTRVNIGTAALENPDWCARIIAEHGDRIAIGLDVRGSTLAARGWTEDGGDLWEVLERLESQGCSRYVVTDVTKDGTLQGPNVDLLRQVCEAASAPVVASGGVSSLDDLRALAGLFGDGVEGAIVGKALYAGAFTLPDALTAVAAVAG encoded by the coding sequence GTGACTTTCGAACTCCTCCCCGCCGTCGACGTCGCCAACGGCCAGGCCGTGCGCCTGGTCCAGGGACAGGCGGGCACCGAGACCGACTACGGCTCACCGCTGGACGCCGCCCTCGCGTGGCAGCGGGACGGCGCCGAATGGGTCCACCTGGTCGACCTGGACGCCGCCTTCGGGCGCGGCAGCAACGCGGAACTACTGGCCCAGGTCGTCGGCACCCTCGACATCAAGGTCGAGATGAGTGGCGGCATCCGCGACGACGCCTCGCTGGCCGCGGCGCTGGCCACCGGCTGCACCCGCGTCAACATCGGCACCGCGGCGCTGGAGAACCCCGACTGGTGCGCGCGGATCATCGCCGAGCACGGCGACCGGATCGCCATCGGACTCGACGTCCGCGGGTCGACGCTGGCCGCCCGTGGCTGGACCGAGGACGGCGGTGACCTCTGGGAGGTGCTGGAGCGCCTGGAGTCGCAGGGTTGCTCGCGCTACGTGGTCACCGACGTCACCAAGGACGGCACCCTCCAGGGTCCCAACGTCGACCTGCTGCGCCAGGTCTGCGAAGCGGCGTCGGCCCCGGTGGTCGCCTCCGGCGGCGTGTCCAGCCTCGACGACCTCCGGGCCCTGGCCGGTCTGTTCGGCGACGGCGTCGAGGGCGCCATCGTCGGCAAGGCGCTGTACGCCGGGGCGTTCACCCTTCCCGACGCGCTGACCGCGGTCGCCGCGGTCGCCGGCTGA